The following coding sequences are from one Carassius auratus strain Wakin chromosome 15, ASM336829v1, whole genome shotgun sequence window:
- the LOC113115155 gene encoding phosphatidylinositol-binding clathrin assembly protein-like isoform X2: MSGQSITDRITAAQHSVTGSAVSKTVCKATTHEIMGPKKKHLDYLIHCTNEMNVNIPQLADSLFERTTNTSWVVVFKSLITTHHLMVYGNERFIQYLASRNTLFNLSNFLDKCGLQGYDMSTFIRRYSRYLNEKAVSYRQVAFDFTKVKRGVDGVMRTMNTEKLLKTIPIIQNQMDALLDFNVNANELSNGVINAAFMLLFKDSIRLFAAYNEGIINLLEKYFDMKKVQCKEGLDIYKKFLTRMTRISEFLKVAEQVGIDRGDIPDLSQAPSSLLDALEQHLASLEGKKVKDSTAASRASTLSNAVSSLANTGMSFTKVDEREKQAALEEEQARLKALKIPVFWLYVHTFEKIQEQRLKELSKRPSFATTDTSPVSTTAACISTAPAIDLFSTPSCSNGALKMEGDFFDMQTNFQSSMQPGPSVATAWGDPFSSSEAVDDSIPNLNPFLTKLVVDGAHLPVMSADGVHFSSRTSGHEIFGDQYNPFIDSSSSVSSSYKRTVRIEHLISDSFGQPSMVQHLPNPSPFQSEPSTVAGLFRGYGAPQIPPPQSSGELRVDFESVFGTKAASSNSLDTDAGILKPTVAGSNQSSLLPEKLVSDDLDSSLANLVGNLGIGNGTTKNDIHWNQPGEKKLTGGMNWQPKTAPSTTWNPVSMPPSIMAFPATTPTGMMGYGMPSQLPSMSMMTQPTMMYTQPVMRPSNPFGSVSSAQPSAASSPSSQSPLRAPGQDPFAQLSLKDFL; this comes from the exons ATGTCTGGGCAGAGCATTACAGACAGGATAACTGCTGCTCAGCACAGCGTTACTGGATCAGCTGTGTCCAAAACAGTGTGCAAGGCAACAACTCACGAAATTATGGGCCctaaaaagaaacatttggaCT ACCTGATACACTGTACCAATGAGATGAATGTGAACATTCCTCAGCTGGCAGACTCTCTGTTCGAGAGGACCACTAACACCAGCTGGGTGGTGGTCTTTAAGTCTCTAATCACAACACATCACCTCATGGTATACGGGAACGAG CGATTTATTCAGTACTTGGCCTCCAGGAACACATTATTTAATCTCAGTAATTTCCTGGACAAATGTGGCCTACAAG GTTATGATATGTCAACATTCATTCGGAGGTACAGTCGATATCTGAATGAGAAAGCGGTTTCATATCGACAGGTGGCATTTGACTTCACGAAAGTAAAGCGTGG GGTGGATGGAGTGATGAGAACCATGAACACAGAGAAGCTTCTTAAAACCATCCCCATTATACAGAACCAGATGGACGCCCTTCTTGACTTCAAT gtCAATGCCAATGAACTTTCCAATGGGGTTATCAATGCAGCCTTCATGCTTCTCTTCAAAGACTCCATCCGGCTTTTTGCAGCTTACAATGAAGGGATAATAAACTTACTGG AAAAGTATTTTGATATGAAAAAAGTCCAGTGCAAAGAGGGTTTGGACATTTACAAGAAATTCCTTACTCGTATGACACGGATCTCGGAGTTCCTCAAAGTGGCAGAG CAGGTGGGAATAGACCGCGGGGACATACCTGACCTGTCTCAG GCCCCCAGCAGTCTGTTGGATGCCCTGGAGCAACACTTGGCTTCATTAGAAGGAAAGAAGGTGAAGGACTCCACTGCCGCCAGCAG GGCAAGCACACTCTCCAATGCTGTGTCATCTCTGGCCAACACTGGCATGTCTTTCACCAAAGTGGATGAAAGGGAAAAGCAGGCAGCTCTGGAGGAGGAGCAGGCGCGATTGAAAGCTCTAAAG ATTCCTGTTTTCTGGTTGTATGtgcacacatttgaaaaaattcaG GAACAGAGGCTGAAGGAGCTCTCCAAGAGGCCTTCGTTTGCCACGACCGACACTTCTCCAGTCTCCACCACAGCAGCATGCATCAGCACAGCTCCTGCCATCGACCTGTTCTCCACTCCCAGCTGCTCCAATGG TGCCCTGAAGATGGAGGGCGACTTCTTCGACATGCAGACTAACTTTCAGTCAAGCATGCAGCCCGGACCCTCTGTGGCCACGGCATGGGGAG ATCCTTTCTCTTCTTCTGAAGCTGTAGATGACTCCATTCCAAACCTAAACCCTTTCCTAACCAAACTTGTTGTTGACGGTGCTCATCTACCCGTTATGTCAGCAGATGGTGTTCATTTCTCCTCTAGGACATCAGGTCATGAGATTTTTGGTG ATCAGTACAATCCCTTTATTGATTCAAGTTCATCTGTATCAAGCAGTTACAAACGCACTGTGCGGATAGAGCACTTAATCTCAG ACTCGTTTGGTCAGCCGTCTATGGTCCAGCATCTCCCAAACCCCTCTCCCTTCCAGTCCGAGCCCTCCACTGTAGCAGGCCTATTCAGAG GATACGGAGCTCCACAAATCCCTCCTCCACAGAGCTCAGGGGAGCTGCGTGTTGACTTTGAGTCTGTTTTCGGTACTAAAGCTGCCTCGTCTAATAGCCTGGATACAGATG CAGGGATTTTGAAACCCACTGTGGCGGGTTCAAATCAGTCCAGTCTGCTCCCAGAGAAACTGGTGTCAGATGACCTGGATTCTTCCTTGGCCAACCTTGTTGGAA ATCTGGGCATTGGAAACGGTACCACTAAAAA TGATATCCACTGGAACCAACCAGGAGAGAAAAAGTTAACTGGTGGAATGAACTGGCAACCCAAAACTGCTCCGTCTACTACATGGAACCCTGTCTCTATG CCTCCATCTATCATGGCTTTCCCTGCTACAACACCTACAGGAATGATGGGATATGGCATG CCTTCACAGTTGCCCTCTATGAGCATGATGACCCAGCCCACAATGATGTACACACAGCCGGTCATGAGGCCATCCAATCCGTTCGGATCAGTGTCCAGTGCACAG CCCTCCGCTGCCTCTAGCCCTTCCAGTCAGAGTCCTCTCAGAGCCCCAGGACAAGACCCCTTTGCACAGCTCTCTCTCAAGGATTTCTTGTAG
- the LOC113115155 gene encoding phosphatidylinositol-binding clathrin assembly protein-like isoform X9: MSGQSITDRITAAQHSVTGSAVSKTVCKATTHEIMGPKKKHLDYLIHCTNEMNVNIPQLADSLFERTTNTSWVVVFKSLITTHHLMVYGNERFIQYLASRNTLFNLSNFLDKCGLQGYDMSTFIRRYSRYLNEKAVSYRQVAFDFTKVKRGVDGVMRTMNTEKLLKTIPIIQNQMDALLDFNVNANELSNGVINAAFMLLFKDSIRLFAAYNEGIINLLEKYFDMKKVQCKEGLDIYKKFLTRMTRISEFLKVAEQVGIDRGDIPDLSQFTVCAPSSLLDALEQHLASLEGKKVKDSTAASRASTLSNAVSSLANTGMSFTKVDEREKQAALEEEQARLKALKIPVFWLYVHTFEKIQEQRLKELSKRPSFATTDTSPVSTTAACISTAPAIDLFSTPSCSNGALKMEGDFFDMQTNFQSSMQPGPSVATAWGDSFGQPSMVQHLPNPSPFQSEPSTVAGLFRGYGAPQIPPPQSSGELRVDFESVFGTKAASSNSLDTDAGILKPTVAGSNQSSLLPEKLVSDDLDSSLANLVGNLGIGNGTTKNDIHWNQPGEKKLTGGMNWQPKTAPSTTWNPVSMPPSIMAFPATTPTGMMGYGMPSQLPSMSMMTQPTMMYTQPVMRPSNPFGSVSSAQPSAASSPSSQSPLRAPGQDPFAQLSLKDFL; this comes from the exons ATGTCTGGGCAGAGCATTACAGACAGGATAACTGCTGCTCAGCACAGCGTTACTGGATCAGCTGTGTCCAAAACAGTGTGCAAGGCAACAACTCACGAAATTATGGGCCctaaaaagaaacatttggaCT ACCTGATACACTGTACCAATGAGATGAATGTGAACATTCCTCAGCTGGCAGACTCTCTGTTCGAGAGGACCACTAACACCAGCTGGGTGGTGGTCTTTAAGTCTCTAATCACAACACATCACCTCATGGTATACGGGAACGAG CGATTTATTCAGTACTTGGCCTCCAGGAACACATTATTTAATCTCAGTAATTTCCTGGACAAATGTGGCCTACAAG GTTATGATATGTCAACATTCATTCGGAGGTACAGTCGATATCTGAATGAGAAAGCGGTTTCATATCGACAGGTGGCATTTGACTTCACGAAAGTAAAGCGTGG GGTGGATGGAGTGATGAGAACCATGAACACAGAGAAGCTTCTTAAAACCATCCCCATTATACAGAACCAGATGGACGCCCTTCTTGACTTCAAT gtCAATGCCAATGAACTTTCCAATGGGGTTATCAATGCAGCCTTCATGCTTCTCTTCAAAGACTCCATCCGGCTTTTTGCAGCTTACAATGAAGGGATAATAAACTTACTGG AAAAGTATTTTGATATGAAAAAAGTCCAGTGCAAAGAGGGTTTGGACATTTACAAGAAATTCCTTACTCGTATGACACGGATCTCGGAGTTCCTCAAAGTGGCAGAG CAGGTGGGAATAGACCGCGGGGACATACCTGACCTGTCTCAG TTTACCGTGTGT GCCCCCAGCAGTCTGTTGGATGCCCTGGAGCAACACTTGGCTTCATTAGAAGGAAAGAAGGTGAAGGACTCCACTGCCGCCAGCAG GGCAAGCACACTCTCCAATGCTGTGTCATCTCTGGCCAACACTGGCATGTCTTTCACCAAAGTGGATGAAAGGGAAAAGCAGGCAGCTCTGGAGGAGGAGCAGGCGCGATTGAAAGCTCTAAAG ATTCCTGTTTTCTGGTTGTATGtgcacacatttgaaaaaattcaG GAACAGAGGCTGAAGGAGCTCTCCAAGAGGCCTTCGTTTGCCACGACCGACACTTCTCCAGTCTCCACCACAGCAGCATGCATCAGCACAGCTCCTGCCATCGACCTGTTCTCCACTCCCAGCTGCTCCAATGG TGCCCTGAAGATGGAGGGCGACTTCTTCGACATGCAGACTAACTTTCAGTCAAGCATGCAGCCCGGACCCTCTGTGGCCACGGCATGGGGAG ACTCGTTTGGTCAGCCGTCTATGGTCCAGCATCTCCCAAACCCCTCTCCCTTCCAGTCCGAGCCCTCCACTGTAGCAGGCCTATTCAGAG GATACGGAGCTCCACAAATCCCTCCTCCACAGAGCTCAGGGGAGCTGCGTGTTGACTTTGAGTCTGTTTTCGGTACTAAAGCTGCCTCGTCTAATAGCCTGGATACAGATG CAGGGATTTTGAAACCCACTGTGGCGGGTTCAAATCAGTCCAGTCTGCTCCCAGAGAAACTGGTGTCAGATGACCTGGATTCTTCCTTGGCCAACCTTGTTGGAA ATCTGGGCATTGGAAACGGTACCACTAAAAA TGATATCCACTGGAACCAACCAGGAGAGAAAAAGTTAACTGGTGGAATGAACTGGCAACCCAAAACTGCTCCGTCTACTACATGGAACCCTGTCTCTATG CCTCCATCTATCATGGCTTTCCCTGCTACAACACCTACAGGAATGATGGGATATGGCATG CCTTCACAGTTGCCCTCTATGAGCATGATGACCCAGCCCACAATGATGTACACACAGCCGGTCATGAGGCCATCCAATCCGTTCGGATCAGTGTCCAGTGCACAG CCCTCCGCTGCCTCTAGCCCTTCCAGTCAGAGTCCTCTCAGAGCCCCAGGACAAGACCCCTTTGCACAGCTCTCTCTCAAGGATTTCTTGTAG